The Ciona intestinalis unplaced genomic scaffold, KH HT000189.1, whole genome shotgun sequence DNA segment aaacagaacacccatggtataacgactgtcgttgcccaccatgcaaggataaataagttacatacgtggtaacttgtaagcaggcacgaggtgtatgaaacagaacacccgtgttataaccactgtcgttgccccgccatgcgaggataaatacaatcaatacaaagtaacattacAAAGACACAAGTATATTCAACAACACACATAGATATACAAACTTACCAAGTAAGCAGCTCTTTCAGCTTCAGGAGAAAGTTTAAACCTCGGTGAGATGTAAGTGGCTTCCTCACTCTGCGGTTAATATGGTTTCTATGGTTAATAGGTAGCTATAatagttgaataaatgtaatttatttatcctcgcatgacggggatAGACAGtcgtaacacgggtgttctgtctcatacaccttatgagttaccacgtatgtaacttatgtatcgACAGTCGTCATATACAATACAACCATATAAAACAACTCACATCCgatgaagaggaagaagaggaagatTGATCGGAATACCTCCTTGAAGATGATCTAGGAGGGGGGGTTAGTAGGGGCATGCTAGATAAAGGTTTGGACTTGGTTGGCGGGATCCCTTCCTCTGCCTCACATTGCTCAATCAAGTCAAGTATTTCGTCttcctgtgatgtcattatggtgaatttatattgtgtgatgttatattgtgtgatgtcataatgtgtgatgtcacaaggaataattttataatttgtttcatacaacttgtgcccgcttactagttaTAACTcgtgtaactttatgggtgattgtttttctgcatggctgacaatttggacaacaggtttatggccactgggttgaagcaattgtcctAAGTCTCTTAcgaaaggacacatacacccacaacggtagcagtaTTGAGATCCGAACTCAGTACCCTTTGGTTACATCGCAAGTTTCTCTATTTATGAAACCACAATGCTAGAAACCAAGCATTGAACCTATGTATtgtcataaattatttaaaacataatatttgcatttaaatacaacaattattatgatgcaataatgCGTACATTATGAGCTCGATAATGGTCGATTATGTTCTTCTGGAATGGAGCTGATTTGGATTGAAGAAATAGTTGAAAAGCATCGCTTAGTAGGCTGGTGTATCTGGGggtgtttaaactttgttagtAATGGTTCCCTAACTTTTATGtatcttaaaataaatgttagtCTATGTTCCAGACACAGGTCTATTTTACGCGAGTGATTTTAGCTTGtcctgtttaaatttaaattagagttggcccaataccacaacattgtatactcacattctattgtatatgagtgaggtcaaACAGCAAGCACGCCGTgcaacctgagatttagacagAGTTGGCTATTACTCCAGCACCCAGAGTGttacagcccattagtgaccactgggttgaagcaatgtctTGACCAAGTAATACCCCTATATCTGAGGTCTTCTCACTAaaggcctcacccatatatacaGCAATACATCCTCAGTATACCTTATTTTGGCCAATAATAATACGCTGAGTCACCTTTCACGTTGTGTCCGATCATGACACGGAAATATCCTCGCGTAACCTCCAAGATTCGCATCTTCATATTCTTCACGCGCTGCTTCTTTACGAACCCAACCTAACTTCTCCTTCTGTGGAATAAAacataagtttaatatatcGTCACGTTGCgagacaacgacagtcgttataacacaggtgttctgttttatacacctcgttccgGCTTACAAATTaagtaacttaattatcctcgcatggccggcaGCGAGGAAtgttatgacacgggtgttctgtttaatacaactTGTTCcggctaacgagttaccaagtatgtagatttttaaatcaaattctAGGCtcaaattttattcaaataagaAACTGGCGATGCCATTTAGGGAAAGTcgatatctttttattttttcatacaattggttggacttgactCAGCTATTTAAAACGAATCAGCATATTTACCAGCTCTTCCTTTCGCCGATTAATGATGAATCGGCGCTGTGCGGACGTTGACAGGTTACCCGTGCTTAACCGTGATTGGCTGGGACGAAGGAGGCGTCGCTGGGCTTCTGCTTTCTGATTGGCCAGATTTCTCTTTTTATCGCTAGCCCTAAaagaaatgaaacaaaacatgattttgtttgaaacaaatgaaTCGCAGCAAAAATTATAGAAAATATAACCACAactatttatctctttgaatacaaTGGCCAaaggtttattaaaacagaaaagtttGTAGAATTAGAAAAACCCGATAAaggttataaataaaataatgtatatgCCCATTATTGCCCCACACAAATGGTTAATTTGCCTCTTATACATTATCAATACATAAGTGaaacataaatgttattattCCTTCAAAtacgatagcaaagatcaaataatgaaatcagcagcaaaagacagttattaaaacactactagtaaaaattattgaataaaactgtggctgctaaacctataaaattaggattttataaaataatcctATACATGACTAAACAATGCTAATTGTGACACTACCTGATATTGACCAATCGTAGCGCGTCCCTGATCACGCCCCCTTTTATATCGCGGTCAATCTTTTCATCTCCCCCAAAACTTGGGGCTCTgggaataaataaagtttcgaTAATTTAAACCTCTCTACAGTTGATATAAGCTAATCTGTAAGACTAGAAAAATTAATCTGCAATTTTAGTTGTACAGGTTATAAGCAATAagcaaactttttatattttttaaacatttgattctttgttttcaagataaagagataaatagtatttttatttaccttatGTATATCAATTACCTGTTCACTTCCAACAACCAAGGCTTCAGTTTCCGAtccaaaaaaatgtcaaaaccaAGAACTGAAGGAAATTTGTTGCATATTATTAcatgaaaatgtaaaataatcagtttataatactgtggggttaGACGGAAACCAGTAAAACCCATAATATACCatgttttctaatcgtgtttttaaacaaataacaacgctattttagagtcagGACACAGTTATAGGAGTCTGTAAAATTTCTCTGTtaaaaatgggacaataaataCAATGACCATCTTACCAAAGCTCACTTTtaatgttcaataaaagttttagTTCCTCATAATTGACAAGAAAAATAGTAAGAACTAAATAGCTTTAATAACCCACTTTCAAGTTTTATGGAAGTTTTGCATCGAATTACTTTGTAATTGTCATCAAAATGAATAcatagttatatttatttttctactgATTCATATACAATAAGTAGGCTCTTGGTTCAAAATCTCCCTAGGTAACTTACTTTCAAAACACACACTGTCGGAATGGGGTGCTTGTCCAGGTCTACACATTCGATATGAATGAAGAATATGTGGACTCACCACTATAAGTGTCTTCACCACCAAGTCCTGTGTGGTAAGGGgtaggtatataaaacacaaaattaactgcactttggacaacctattagtgaccactgggttgaagcaattttttttcaacacgattgttctgtttcatacaccttggcccacttacaagttaccacgtatgtaactttgtgagtgattgtttttctgcgTGGCCgcaaatttggacaacccattagtgaccactggattgaagcacttactgttaagtgtcttacccaaggagaCATTCTCAGTATTGCTAACTTTGTGCATATTAGTATCGATCAGGCCATGTcagtatatatatgattttgaCCAGAAGTAGCCGACTGCACCAcaagtaataaatataaataaagtcaaTAAATCAACTATAATATTCAGTAAAAGGATCCTTGACAGCATACTTGAACGTGATTgaccaacccagtggtcactgatgggttgtacAGATTATTACACTatttgtgtgtttggtgtataaaaagacatcaatgttataacttgagagtgagtataaaataaatatacactatgtgtgtccatTGTCAAGGCATGTGTTCTAACCACCAAatccaaaaaacaaaaagacaaaaatatcaaaatagcAACAGAATAACATTGAATGAACTAAAACtactttcattgttttaaaacgcTCCTTCAGACAACTTGACCTCTGTCATGTCATTGTTACATTTCAATAGCCCATTCAACTTGACAATGAGGttagtgacatcataatgaaaGTTTCAACTTACACAAATGTTCCTCCACAAGGTGGCAGTATCATAGCCGGAGTTTTTGAGATAAATCAGCAAAGACTTGATGCTTCTTTTGCTACCACGATCATAATCTGAATGACGTTCAAATTTCTCGTTTTGTTTGTTCACTGAGTAGTTAGTAAGATGCATGAACATTTGGTCCTGTGAAAAATGGATAATGGTTTATATGTTATCTGTAAATATAGGTGTTAGGGTAAAATTTCACCTAATTGCTATCTAAAGTGCTTCCCCTTTTCAAAGAAGACAAGTTTGAtgaaattatacaaaacaaaaacactgaatgaagataaataataagttttatattcaGTACACattgtaatttatataaaaagatcGACAAAGCTTAACCACCTGTTCTGGTGCGTTGGAATACTTTCTATTGTTTCACTTCATTCATAGAGATAATATTACATCCAAggtaattataaacaatagtTATTCTAATGATGTGTATCaagtattatgatgtcacaatgaaGTGACAAACATGTTGTTTTGTCTGGAGTAAAATCTTGAAAGAAAGACCTTTACCACACAGCACaaacataaacttatttaacctttataaatacacatgTACAAATCCATGTTTAAACTGACAAAATTTATATGCATTGGGGTTATGGGTCAGTTCAGATTTAAATCCTAGGTTCCCTAACATGCTTTGCCCTAGTGGGTTGTTGCACCCTGGGTGTCAGGGTAATGCGCAAACtccggcctaaatcccaggtcctatgACATGCCATagtgtaggacctcacccatatagaatagaatgtgcatatacaatgttggggtaatgggcaactctggcctaaatctcagttCCCATGGTGTGCTACACGGTAGAACCTCAccggttaaaata contains these protein-coding regions:
- the LOC100180570 gene encoding tubulin polyglutamylase TTLL7-like; this encodes MPTTFQKKLYSTSEPRLWDSTIGRVDSGQMDERFSVFPITEEEETQERTSRQDSGSKKKKKKTCITANVTNCKYDLVRSSLEAVNIFILKEESISLQAAYLFWFDSVVPMEKFQEMKAYQRINHFPSMGEICRKDYLARNMAKMHRARPTEFNFVPRSWILPSEYNLLQVYAQDCRKKKRKFPTFIQKPANGAMGNGIQLFRNAEKIQPCEQTIVQEYLDKPLLLDGYKIDLRLYCLVTHCDPLRAFLYKDGLVRLSTEKYVNPTEQNMDQMFMHLTNYSVNKQNEKFERHSDYDRGSKRSIKSLLIYLKNSGYDTATLWRNICDLVVKTLIVVSPHILHSYRMCRPGQAPHSDSVCFEILGFDIFLDRKLKPWLLEVNRAPSFGGDEKIDRDIKGGVIRDALRLVNIRASDKKRNLANQKAEAQRRLLRPSQSRLSTGNLSTSAQRRFIINRRKEELKEKLGWVRKEAAREEYEDANLGGYARIFPCHDRTQRERYTSLLSDAFQLFLQSKSAPFQKNIIDHYRAHNEDEILDLIEQCEAEEGIPPTKSKPLSSMPLLTPPPRSSSRRYSDQSSSSSSSSDSEEATYISPRFKLSPEAERAAYLVSLYIYVCC